Within Bacillus sp. FJAT-45350, the genomic segment ATTCCAAAGAGAGCTTGGTCTTCCTTTCTACTGTGGGCTTCTAAGCAACGTTCAGCCCATCGGCTTGTCCGTTCAACAGAGCTTTTCATATAATCATATTCAGCAGGATACGGCGGACATTCATCAAATGCCATCATAATATCTGAACCTAAGGCATTTTGAATCTCCATAGCCCCTTCAGGACTTAAGAAAAGCTTTTCTCCACTTAAATGATTTCTGAAATGTACACCCTCTTCTTCAATCTTACGCAACGCACTTAAACTAAATACCTGAAAACCACCAGAATCCGTTAAAATAGGTTTATCCCAGTTCATAAATTTGTGAAGACCACCTGCTTCTTTCACAATATCATGTCCTGGACGTAACCATAAATGATATGTGTTACTCAGAATAATTTGTGAACCAATTTCTTTTAACTCTTCTGGGCTCATTGTCTTTACAGTTGCTAATGTACCAACAGGCATGAAAATCGGAGTCTCTATTACACCGTGTGGGGTATGAAGTCTACCTAACCTTGCACCTGATTGCTTACATGTTTTTATTAACTCATACCTTACTGCTGCAGTCATTTATCGAGTCCTCCTTCTGTAATGAACATAGCATCGCCAAAACTGAAGAAACGATACTTTTCTCTAACTGCATGTTCATACGCATTTATTATATTGTCTCTACTAGCTAAAGCACTTACTAGCATAACGAGAGTAGACTTCGGTAAATGAAAATTCGTAATTAGTGAATCAATCCCTTTATACTTATAACCAGGATAAATAAAGATATCTGTCCAACCAGATGAAGGTACAAACTTTCCATCGTTAGCAGAAGCAATTGTTTCAAGTGTACGGGCTGAAGTTGTCCCAACTCCGATAATCTTCCCTCCACTATCTCTTACCTGATTCAACAGTTCAGCAGTTCCTTCTGTTAACTGATAAAACTCTGCGTGCATCTCATGTTCTTCAATTTTATCCACACTTACAGGTCGAAACGTTCCTAAACCAACATGTAATGTAATAAAAGCAATATGAGCACCTTTATCAGCAATTTTCTTTAATAGTTCTTCTGTAAAGTGTAAACCTGCAGTCGGAGCTGCCGCTGAGCCACGATGCTTTGCAAAGACGGTTTGATATCTTTCCTTATCATCTAATTGTTCCTTAATATAAGGTGGTAGTGGCATTTCTCCCAACCTATCTAGTACCTCATGGAATACACCTGTAAAGTCAAATTCAATAATTCGCCCACCGTGGTCTTTTTCTGAGATACATCGTCCCGTTAACTCACCATTGCCAAACGTAATTTCCGTTCCAACCTTCACTCTTTTAGCAGGCTTAACTAACGTTTCCCACTTGTCTCCCTCTATTTGCTTCAACAGAAGTAATTCAATATTTGCATTTGTATCAGATTTCTGACCGTAAAGCCTAGCAGGTAATACTCTTGTATCATTAAGTACTAAACAATC encodes:
- the queA gene encoding tRNA preQ1(34) S-adenosylmethionine ribosyltransferase-isomerase QueA, whose amino-acid sequence is MDVNEFDFHLPEELIAQTPLKERAASRLLVLDKETGEIKDDQFKHILDYINKGDCLVLNDTRVLPARLYGQKSDTNANIELLLLKQIEGDKWETLVKPAKRVKVGTEITFGNGELTGRCISEKDHGGRIIEFDFTGVFHEVLDRLGEMPLPPYIKEQLDDKERYQTVFAKHRGSAAAPTAGLHFTEELLKKIADKGAHIAFITLHVGLGTFRPVSVDKIEEHEMHAEFYQLTEGTAELLNQVRDSGGKIIGVGTTSARTLETIASANDGKFVPSSGWTDIFIYPGYKYKGIDSLITNFHLPKSTLVMLVSALASRDNIINAYEHAVREKYRFFSFGDAMFITEGGLDK